The Ogataea parapolymorpha DL-1 chromosome III, whole genome shotgun sequence nucleotide sequence GGGATTTGGTGGGCGTATATTTGTCCTCAAACTTAACAACTAAGGGAGCCATAgtaaaatatttttttgtatatttttttccaaattatttttcatgacTAGATACGTTGGGTGCATCGATATCCACGGTGGAAAAGTCAAACAGATTGTGGGCGGAACGCTCGAGAAAGACGATAAGGAAAACGAGGACCTGGTGTCAACGAATTTCGTCAGTGAGCATTCATCCTCATATTATGCCCAAATATACAAGAAACACAACGTTGTACGCACCCATGTGATTAAGCTCGGCTCTCTGGAGAGCAACGATAAAGCTGCTTTAGAGGCTCTTCAAGCTTGGCCCAATGAATTACAAATTGGTGGAGGAATCAACATTTCAAACGCTAAATATTGGATTGATAGCGGAGCGGCCAAGGTGATAGTCACCTCGTGGCTGTTCCCTGAGCAAGAGTTGGACTGGGATCGATTGAAAAGGTTGAGCGCGCTTATCGGACCTGAGAGGCTTGTTGTGGACTTGAGCTGCCGCAAGGTGGAGCACCAAGGGGAAACATCGTGGGTGGTAGCTATGAATAAATGGCAGACCTTAACCAAGACCGTGCTGAGCAAGAAATTGTTTGAAGATCTTAGCCAGTACTGTTCAGAGTTTTTGGTGCACGCAGCTGATGTGGAGGGGCTCTGTAATGGAATAGATCAGCCGTTGGTGCAGAAACTTGGTGAATGGTCGCCTGTTCCCGTTGTTTATGCCGGTGGAGCAAGGTCCATTACAGATCTGGCCCTGGTGGACAGGTTGAGTCGTGGAAAGGTGGACTTAACATATGGCAGCTCTCTTGACCTCTTTGGAGGCAATTTGGTGAAATTTGAGGAGTGTTGTGCTTGgaacgagaagctggataATTAAGTATCATTTGTACGGTTTTAAAGTTGCTGTAACGTTACCGATGCTAGTCACTAGGCGAACGCCAACCAATCTGCCAGCCTCGTATGTTTTGCGGATCCAAGGACGGAGCAACA carries:
- a CDS encoding 1-(5-phosphoribosyl)-5-[(5- phosphoribosylamino)methylideneamino] imidazole-4-carboxamide isomerase; the encoded protein is MTRYVGCIDIHGGKVKQIVGGTLEKDDKENEDLVSTNFVSEHSSSYYAQIYKKHNVVRTHVIKLGSLESNDKAALEALQAWPNELQIGGGINISNAKYWIDSGAAKVIVTSWLFPEQELDWDRLKRLSALIGPERLVVDLSCRKVEHQGETSWVVAMNKWQTLTKTVLSKKLFEDLSQYCSEFLVHAADVEGLCNGIDQPLVQKLGEWSPVPVVYAGGARSITDLALVDRLSRGKVDLTYGSSLDLFGGNLVKFEECCAWNEKLDN